In Humulus lupulus chromosome 7, drHumLupu1.1, whole genome shotgun sequence, the following are encoded in one genomic region:
- the LOC133788685 gene encoding uncharacterized protein LOC133788685 isoform X2 yields the protein MAAENKPKSDFNNTSKFKKGRQRYLPHNPVKKKGSYPLRPGVQGFFITCDGGRERQASHEAIDVIDSFFEELVLGKDSGMQVGGLQGKSTNKKIKFTYSDSSSGETDDDEDEEKEEKKKEIKSATSTEGDKSNDKETSEILDHNKTDAESPEIVKGAKPNNNKEVDESHVNEAEVPPAKKQCLGTEVSKCVIPDKVEVKSMDKLIEAELKELGDKSKRRFFHLDTGCNGVVFVQMRKREGDPGPKDIVQNIMTTAAAARKHMSRFILRILPVELACYASEEEISRAIVPIVEKYFPVETQTPQKFAVLYGARANTGVDRMKIIDAVAKSVPKPHKVDLNNPDKAFVVEIVKTVCLIGVIEKYKELAKYNLRQLTSSKPYP from the exons ATGGCCGCCGAGAACAAACCGAAGTCCGATTTCAACAACACCTCCAAGTTCAAGAAGGGAAGGCAACGCTATCTTCCTCATAAC CCGGTGAAGAAGAAGGGTTCCTACCCACTACGGCCGGGAGTCCAAGGCTTCTTCATTACCTGTGATGGTGGCAGGGAACGCCAAGCCTCTCATGAGGCCATTGACGTTATTGACTCG TTTTTTGAGGAACTAGTCCTCGGGAAGGATTCTGGCATGCAGGTTGGAGGGTTACAGGGTAAATCtacaaataagaaaattaagtTTACATATTCTGATTCTTCTAGTGGTGAAACTGACGATGATGAGGACGAGGaaaaggaggagaagaagaaagagattaAATCTGCTACTTCTACTGAGGGTGACAAAAGCAATGATAAGGAAACAAGTGAGATACTAGATCATAATAAAACTGATGCTGAGTCCCCTGAAATTGTTAAAGGGGCAAAACCTAATAACAATAAGGAGGTTGATGAAAGCCATGTAAATGAGGCTGAAGTTCCACCGGCAAAGAAACAGTGTCTGGGAACAGAAGTCTCAAAATGTGTGATCCCTGACAAAGTGGAAGTCAAGTCCATGGACAAGCTAATTGAAGCTGAGCTCAAAGAACTTGGAGACAAAAGTAAG AGGCGTTTTTTTCATCTTGATACTGGATGTAATGGTGTCGTTTTTGTGCAAATGCGGAAGAGAGAAGGGGATCCTGGCCCCAAAGATATTGTGCAGAACATTATGACTACCGCAGCTgcagcaagaaaacacatgtCCAG GTTTATCTTGAGAATTTTACCTGTTGAATTAGCATGCTATGCTTCAGAAGAGGAGATTTCCAGAGCTATAGTTCCTATTGTGGAAAAGTATTTTCCTGTGGAAACTCAGACTCCACAAAAG TTTGCAGTGCTGTATGGTGCCCGTGCAAATACTGGAGTTGACAGGATGAAAATAATCGATGCAGTTGCGAAATCAGTTCCAAAACCACACAAGGTTGATCTTAACAATCCTGATAAGGCCTTTGTAGTTGAAATTGTTAAG ACTGTATGCTTGATCGGGGTTATTGAGAAGTACAAGGAGTTGGCCAAGTATAACTTAAGGCAGCTCACATCATCAAAGCCTTATCCTTAG
- the LOC133788685 gene encoding uncharacterized protein LOC133788685 isoform X1, translated as MAAENKPKSDFNNTSKFKKGRQRYLPHNKPVKKKGSYPLRPGVQGFFITCDGGRERQASHEAIDVIDSFFEELVLGKDSGMQVGGLQGKSTNKKIKFTYSDSSSGETDDDEDEEKEEKKKEIKSATSTEGDKSNDKETSEILDHNKTDAESPEIVKGAKPNNNKEVDESHVNEAEVPPAKKQCLGTEVSKCVIPDKVEVKSMDKLIEAELKELGDKSKRRFFHLDTGCNGVVFVQMRKREGDPGPKDIVQNIMTTAAAARKHMSRFILRILPVELACYASEEEISRAIVPIVEKYFPVETQTPQKFAVLYGARANTGVDRMKIIDAVAKSVPKPHKVDLNNPDKAFVVEIVKTVCLIGVIEKYKELAKYNLRQLTSSKPYP; from the exons ATGGCCGCCGAGAACAAACCGAAGTCCGATTTCAACAACACCTCCAAGTTCAAGAAGGGAAGGCAACGCTATCTTCCTCATAAC AAGCCGGTGAAGAAGAAGGGTTCCTACCCACTACGGCCGGGAGTCCAAGGCTTCTTCATTACCTGTGATGGTGGCAGGGAACGCCAAGCCTCTCATGAGGCCATTGACGTTATTGACTCG TTTTTTGAGGAACTAGTCCTCGGGAAGGATTCTGGCATGCAGGTTGGAGGGTTACAGGGTAAATCtacaaataagaaaattaagtTTACATATTCTGATTCTTCTAGTGGTGAAACTGACGATGATGAGGACGAGGaaaaggaggagaagaagaaagagattaAATCTGCTACTTCTACTGAGGGTGACAAAAGCAATGATAAGGAAACAAGTGAGATACTAGATCATAATAAAACTGATGCTGAGTCCCCTGAAATTGTTAAAGGGGCAAAACCTAATAACAATAAGGAGGTTGATGAAAGCCATGTAAATGAGGCTGAAGTTCCACCGGCAAAGAAACAGTGTCTGGGAACAGAAGTCTCAAAATGTGTGATCCCTGACAAAGTGGAAGTCAAGTCCATGGACAAGCTAATTGAAGCTGAGCTCAAAGAACTTGGAGACAAAAGTAAG AGGCGTTTTTTTCATCTTGATACTGGATGTAATGGTGTCGTTTTTGTGCAAATGCGGAAGAGAGAAGGGGATCCTGGCCCCAAAGATATTGTGCAGAACATTATGACTACCGCAGCTgcagcaagaaaacacatgtCCAG GTTTATCTTGAGAATTTTACCTGTTGAATTAGCATGCTATGCTTCAGAAGAGGAGATTTCCAGAGCTATAGTTCCTATTGTGGAAAAGTATTTTCCTGTGGAAACTCAGACTCCACAAAAG TTTGCAGTGCTGTATGGTGCCCGTGCAAATACTGGAGTTGACAGGATGAAAATAATCGATGCAGTTGCGAAATCAGTTCCAAAACCACACAAGGTTGATCTTAACAATCCTGATAAGGCCTTTGTAGTTGAAATTGTTAAG ACTGTATGCTTGATCGGGGTTATTGAGAAGTACAAGGAGTTGGCCAAGTATAACTTAAGGCAGCTCACATCATCAAAGCCTTATCCTTAG